Genomic window (Mya arenaria isolate MELC-2E11 chromosome 16, ASM2691426v1):
ggcatttttttttaatcatatatatttattcttatatcctttcttaaataattactttacgccagttgataggcataatatgttttataaaaaaataacaattaaaaaaaacattcggaaatgttcggtcttttttcaaattgaaagtaggatttacaaattacaatatcaacatggatgtgttgttagctattcagacatgtatcgaacgttttgcattttttccttttatgaaataaaatcgtttattttctaaacaaatgaaacatgttgctggaatttcttttaaaggtgttccgtccattttgtaaattgcaatcacgtgccgtttctatcatcacgtgatatttgtgaaggcagtgattactgtactgcaagggaagtaacactgcgcggagtttgatGAGGGTGCAATCCACCTTCATACTCTTGTGTTCTGTTGAATACTCCCGATATTCGTACCCGAATTCTTCGTGTCCAAAGTAAAGTTATCATACATGTTCACATATGGCACTCATATACTTGCCGGATACTGCTAGTTGTTTCGTTTTGGTCATACCGAGTACTACctattcggaacacctcggtcattttccatcgaaaataaccactgatgtacattgtatatggACGGTCTTTAATGTCAGAAGTCTTTACATTAAACAACGCcgcaagtacatgtacatgaagtTCACACAGTGATTTCATTtgagcagttaaacttaattaaGGACATTACACtttgaaatcttaattatttattcactgggaaaaaacttgatatttgaaatacaaaaacacacgttaaaacactacagttaataaataatattattttaaattttaaaaatatacttttaatgatgtaccggcatacatccgaggttgttttcaatgataaatgaccaaggtgttccgaatgaagTACTTAGCTCATGTGTTTCACATGCTTGTTTATATCTCCTTGAATAGTGCATATAACAATGGGGTGGGGTGAGAGGTGTTTCGCAATGTTCACATTCCTAGCCCGGTCTGTATATTTAGATAGTGTTATCGTCATAAAATTGATTACAACGTCGGAAGGTTAATCTCCGCATCCGTATGAATCTTATCTATATCttgtctatataaaaactaggtcatgTTTGATTATGGTTCATGTCCTCTCAGAAGTAAGTACTATCCTAGAATGTTAAACCAAAAATGTTCAACATAAGATTCGACGTATATATGTatcatttcttttaatgtttgCCTTAATGAAATGTCAGTCATCAGTATGGATAATGTCGCATGAAACTATGACCACTCGTGGTATATTGTTCGAAAACTCGCTATGGGCTAGAAAAGACCACACCGTCTCTTTTTACTAATctgatcaaacttggtcagaatgtttgtcaTGTTTCAAGTTCAGGTTTGCCTAACTTATATTTTCACGTGAACGTGTAGGTTGACCATCTTTAGCTTAATTTATTTTCCATCgctatttataattattttgtaaatatcatttcCGTTTAcccattcggaacacctctgCCAtgttccatcgaaaacaaccacgGAGTATGTGGACGGTTCACAATGACACCTTAACAATTACGCTGCAAGAAGTAGTGCAGTAGTGCTTTCAATTtggcagttaaacttaatgactttactttACGGACTCTATATTATTTATGCagtaatacacttcactggcaaacaatttaaaaatagtaattcaaaatacacgttaaaaactacttttaataaatactatttttgatattttttcgaACTACTTATAATGATGAACTGCCATAAttccgaagttgttttcgatgaaaaatggccgaggtgttccgaatgccgTTCACCATACACGTGGCTACGCATATTATGACGTAGATAACATATTGTACAATAATTAGTTCTGCGGTTTCCATGGCGtggtttttattaaatgtcatgGTACATTTAAGGTAATTAACATTTCTGTTTTGTGAACATCTATTTGAAGACAATACACTTtacaaaaatcatgaaaaaataccaaaaaaagaaagaaacagaAATACTTTAAAACCTATTTATGGTTGTCGTGGCTTTAATATAGTGGTACTTATAATTATATTCGTCTTGAACAGTAGACACTTAGTAATTTTAGACTTTTCTCCACCCAGGGGCTAATTGAAAAAAGCAATCAAGAtgaaagtttatatttattgtcattttaacaaatttatatttacgcaataaaggTAGTTTGTCTGTGCATTTACCAATAAAACGTAGTCTATGAACTTTCACACTCCTTTATGATTATTAATAAACGTGCTATTCGTCCtcttatgtgtttgttttttgaagtCGGGATTTTAATCTCCGAATCCGTATGAATCTTGGCCGGACTGTTGTCTTTATTAGAAATAGGTCATGTTCGATTATTGTTCTTGTCCGATCAGAAGAGGGTACTATTGTAGAATGTTAAACCAAAAATGTTCAACATATAAGATTCGACGTATATAtgcatcatttgttttaatgtttgccTTACTGAAATGTCAGTCACCAGTAAAAATATTGTCCGATGAAACTTTGGCCACTCAATATACCTGAATGACGTAGATCAGAAATGAAGTgagtgtataccacgtgataaattgcgtcataaatttttcatttgaaggcaatattttgcttcgaataaagactttaaacaaagataacatttcCATTACTTCgccattttaattaaatgaatcatagagctgtcaaaacattattttgaaaacaggtttgtcgaagtgtttgaggaaacttatGACCTAATcgaactccggtaataaaacgaaggcggggatctttaagcggcatagactacCCTTTGCTTCATTTGAAAtggtcaagaaaaagaaaagttatatttgtttaaactcgTCACTCGAAGCTACATGCTgcattccgacgtagcatttatgacgcaatttatcaagTGGTATAATCACACtgaaattgtacaaaaactAGTTCTGCGGTTTCCATAGCGtggtttttattaaatattatgatacttttaaagtaatttatatttctttttttgtgaaaatctaTTTGAAGCCaaaacacttaacaataaaacaacatgaaatatacaaaaaaaaccagcaaaaatacaataaaacctATTTATGGTTGTCGCGGCTTACACTAGAGGTACTTAGATTTATATTCGTCTTGAACAGTAGACACATAGTAATTCTAGATTTTTCTCCACCCAGGGGCTCATTGAAAAAGGCAATCAAGAtgaaagtttatatttattgtcattttaacaaacttaaatttacTCAATAAAGGTAGTTTGTCTGtgcatttatcaataaaatgttcgTCTATGAACTTTTACACTcctttataattatgaataaacgtgtgttttttttctaatggGTTTGTTTTTGACTGGtcaatttaataatttgtatagatattaaaaacaacataaaattggCACCTTTTACTCGCAATCCTAACAGAACAAACAACTTGGCGTATTTTTGTACTGGTAATAACCaggtattaattttattgtgcAATTTTCACAACCGCACTATTTTCCAGTAAACCGGAAGTTATCTTGAAGATGAACCATGACACCGCCGGAAGCCCATCATTCGGCACCACTCGGATTGCGGAGGTAAAATGGCGTAGTCTTTCTTGTCCAGGGCTATAACGTCGTCAGAAAAGTCTTTATTTTCTCGAATGGGCAGCCTCCAACCGGACAGTTTACTTCTTCGAGCCTCCATCTTGGATAGAAAACTCATCCGGCTCGTATCTGAAAACGAAACATTTGATTTATGTGAGGATTAGCTGTGCCCTGTTCTTTATTGGAAGCAACCATCTGTCTTTATGAAGACTAGCATGGGTTCCCTACTACATTTCCCGaccaaaatgcatacattattttttttatttttttctgttttgatttttttttaaacttacaatataataatatatatcacgGAGTTTACTGTTTTGGCAGAAAACATAACATTACTCCAATTTATcacaatcattttatatcaaatgcatGATGTTCACGTTCTTTATAGCCCGAAAAAAACATGATGTTCAAACATCCGActtaggttgttttcgatggaaaatgaccgaggtgttccgaatgataCGTGGTAATGCGATCACATGTATCTACTTCTAGCGACtagaaaacttcaaaatcttTTATCAGATATAACAACGGTAAAACTGACCAAGTGTACTTATTCTTTCTTGACAAGTCGGTATGTTCTTCCATATCCAGTCCTAGTGTCTCTAAAATATCCCGTGACCTACCATGCCTACTGTTCTGTTTGTTTATACTTAGGGAGTCGTTCTGTTTGCCCGTGTCCAGTTGTAGTGACTACAAACCCTTTTGAAAGGAAACTACATACTATATATTGACCGACCATGGAGACTGCTCTGTTCGGATATACTTAACAAGTATTTTCTGTTCGTCTGTATTAAGTTCTAGCGACTACAACTCATCTTGAATGGACATTCATCAGACAAAACAACCGGTAAAACATCCAAATACATTCTTTCTTGTAACCTACCTTGGAACTTGTTATGTTTGGATATATTCGACTTGTTTTTCTGTTCGTACGTATCCAGTTCTACCGCTACCAAAACTTCAAGAACTTTTAACAGCCATAGCAACcgttgaaacaaacaaatacatacatcgTGTTACCTACATTGTAACCCACCTTGGAACTTGTTCTGTTTGGATATATTGGACTTGTTTTTCTGTTCGTACGCTACCAAAACTTCAAGAACTTTTAACAGCACTAGCAAACGgttaaacatacacatacatacatcgTGTTACCTACCGTTTGGATATACTTGACCTGTCTTTCAGTTCGTTCATATCCAGTTTTATCACCAACTTTTCACACTCATGGGAAACGGTCAAACAATCACGCTCATACTACATAATGATCTACCAAGTAATCTAGTCTTTTTGGATATACTTGGCAGATATTTCTGTACGTCCATATCAAGTTCAGGTGACTTAAGACGTTCAAGAACTTCTAGCATCCATagcaaacagaaaaaaaacatgcacatacatgCTACATGTATTATAGTGACTTTCCAGGTAAACTGGTCTGTTTGTGTATACTTGGCACATATTTCTGTTCGTTAGTAATCAGTTCAAAAGCCTTCAGGCCTTTAAGAACTTTTAACAGACATAGCAAACGGTAAAAGatacatacatactatgaaATCAACTACCAGGTAAACTAGTCTGTTTTGGTATACTTGACAGAAATTTCTGTTCGTCCTTACTCAATTCCAGTGACTCAAAGCAATCACGAACTTTAACAGCCAAAGCAAACGGTAAAACACACACTTTCATACTATATAGTGATCTACCAGGTATCTGATTTGATATACTTGTCAGAAATTTCTGTTCGTCCTTATTCAATTCCAGCGATCCCACGCCGTCAAGAACTTTAAACAACCAAAGCAAACGGTAAAACATACACGCTCATAATATATCGTGACCTAGCAGGTAAACTAGTTTGTTTGGTTATACTTGGCAATATTTCTGTACGTCCTTCCTCAATTCCAGCGACTACAGGCCTTCAAGAACTTTTAACAGCCAAAGCAAACggtaaaacatacacatacaaactaTAAAATGACCTACCAGGTAAACTAGTTTGTTTGGTTATACTGGGCAGATATTTCTGTTCGTCAGTATTCAATTCCAGCGACTCCAGGCCTTCAAGAACTTTTAACAGCAAACGCAAACggtaaaacatacacatacaaactaTATCGTGACCTAGCAGGTAAACTTGTCTGTTCGGATATACTGGGCAGATATTTCTGTTCGTTCTGATTCAATTTCAGCGACTCCAGTTTTTCAAGAACCTTTAATAGCCATAGCCAACGGTAAAACATGCACatacaaactatatatatagACTTACCAGGTAAATTTGTCTGTTTGGATATACTTGGTAGATATTTCTGTTCGTCCTTACTTAACTCCAGCGACTCCAGGCCTTCAAGAACTTTTAACAGATATAACAACCTCGTATCCTGTTGTAGTGGAAGCGAAtctgaaatatatcaaaagtatTTGCGGTAAGTTGAAgagttttcatgtattttttgtatgaatttgtACTGACGTTTTGGAAACATAATCGCAAAGTGGTTAATTTAAAAGACGATTATGAATGTTTGTCCAAGAACACCACGGAAACAGCCTTCGTTTCAAAGTTCCTGTATTTTTAACGTGTTTATGGAAGTTGTTGTATAAACTAACAAAACATGCtcgtttgttaaaaaaatcccgtTTGTTGGACCCTGTGCAGTTGTGTTTCCTACTTTATAACCAATTCATATATAAAGGgtaatgtttaaaaagtgtccgttgaaacattatattcaatatttacttAGGAACGACCGGTTTTTCAATGTCATTGTACTAACGCGTAGCcgttatttttcttctttttggtACATTTTGTCGGCAGTTTCTTAATTAGGAAAGACGgataaatgtattttagagGGCTCTAGTTAACGCTAAATTAAGACCAAATGTCGCCGATTTTTTAGAGGATGGTGGGTGGTGGGTGTCGGGAAGGCTGTGAAAAGGGAAACAAGAAAcaccaacaaaaatattagGTTTGCCCTAGTGTTCCTAGCACAATTTGCTCTCATACTGAACCacattaaaatgacactcttattcaaaataaatacttacacatgtatttcaataaacaaacattaattttgagtgataaatctttaactacttactaaataatgcatttatgaaaaatattaatcactgataaaaagattataactgtgtattcaatagctgaaaacgcaaaaatattaaatgattggagtgaatgcttaaagatttgctgtgatctactatcgtctcataaggtagaaatatcgtgttttcagGCACCTTTCTTTCCGAATCAACACCGTATCTTTCAtcaaaaccattgttttcgacatttattcattctttttggtatataaaaGCAATTgtgaaaaatctttttttgcactagggtgcatctttaaaaacGTCTAATTTgccatttcaatttgtttaaaactggATCAGATCAATGAAAAAGTTCACTCAATCAATCCTTCATTAGCTTAATTTAGCTTAGGAGGGCGGCAAACATCAAAATACAAACACCTACAAAAACCAGGCATGAGATTTCGCGCTTAAACCGGTTCAAACAACCTTTGCACCAGTATAAGGTTTGCTATTTAACATTGGTCATAGTTGGatataagaacgatgtagctaatcagaatacttgttatttataactgaccaatagaatgaatgaagtcaatgatgtatgaccatcaGATTTACttcagttgaatattgaataccacccaaaGTCATAAAACCCTTCTGGTACGGGTTACCCGATTCTACCTACGAATGGGCGCCGACTCGAACGTTGTATTGTTCGTCTGTAAAatgactatttaaaaaaatcaaaatgtatatggacggtttggAATGTCAGAAATCTATtataactacgctgcaagtaaatcgcgtagtaatttcaatttagcagttaatctgtatgactttactcttgggaatcttcattatttatgcaattaaacGCTTCATTGGCAatccatttaaatttaataatacaaaatacacgttaaaacattaCTAATGAttcatatcattatattttttacgaactacttctactgatgtatcggcatacaacctaggttgttttcgatagaaactgtcaaggagttccgaatgatgcAGTAATCGATTAACTACTAAAACAATAATCAAGCCTCTCCCGGCAGCAGAGTTTTCCAGGTGCCCGGATGTATGACGTATGGTGACAATAGAAGACATTCAGATGGCAGGAACTGACAATTAACCAATGACAAATGATCTTACACTGGCTGCTCCCCTTCGGGACAATGCTGTTGGCTGAAGCTGTACATTGCGCTGATATGAAGTACTACATATTTCTCCAAGATCAAAtacaattatgtttgttttctaatGCAATTGAAGATGACAAGATCAAAtacaattatgtttgttttgtaatgcaATTGAAGATGACAGTCATTTTCTTCGCATgtatttgaatacaataaaaGCTTGCTTTGTCATGCACTGGGAGACGCgttcttgtttatgtttattactGGACAGCGGCCATGGCTTAATTGTTCTTTCCAtagaaattaacattttatagtaaagatgcactattatgcaccagtcaattttaaccacggcccctccaggtccggggaatagcgaggaCCTTGACtatcggtccagccaagcctgTGTAAACCCCCCGCCCTGCGTGGACGAACtattggtaaaatccccgccaaatgcccccgcgcCCCACGGACTCTAGGTAAggaccattccccgctatatttggcgcgaatacaaaaccaccgcattcacccggcactgcggggccaccggaaaggtaaaaacacggcccatttccccggctatccccagtatagcccggaccttgggggccgtggttacaattgactggtgcattactcccaaataagattcatcacaattaatagtattgttttaatattccaaaagggatgaaaatttgtcgaaaacaatgtttttttatgaaggataccgagtttagtttgaaagaaattagtataaaacattgtacCTCTACCatatgagacgatagtaaatcacagtaaatattttagcattcaccaatcatttaatgtttttgtgctttctgctgttaaatacacggttacaatcttgacaaaaatatcgctaatattttctttatcatttaaagctgcactctcacagattgaacgttttgacaacttttttttattttttgtcttggaacgagccaatttttgcgaaaatccattgaaaccagttataaaagactgctgacaaagaatcagatcgcagattagtatatttaagtacaaaaaaataatgttttatgcatttttcttaaaccgttagaaatggtttaagccataaaacaaaagtttcgaacggaaatatgaaaatctacgatctgattatatgtcagcaatcttacatctttgatttgcagatatttacgcaaaaattcgtactttccaagacaaaaaatataaaagttgtcaaaatggttaatctgtgagagtgcagctttaagtcaattCAGTTGAACATGATAAtgcgttatttaaaaaaatggcatcGGCCTATATTGTACCCGTTTAATAGTTTGTTATCGATTCCACAGCTCCACAAAGGTCGACAACCTCGGTATTCACGAGGAATTGCTCGTCCAGTCAACAAAGCAATGTCATTCACGTATACGTGAACAGTTCAAAAGAAATCCGATACTTTTTTCTGATCACATgctaatattttatgaattttaagaAGTTCATTTATCATTTGAAGACGTGCAGTTGTCGAGATTTGCAACGCTGTACAATCGGATTAAATGGAAACTCAAATGCACTTCTATAGCAACgtattttttggttttaaagggacttgctcatgttttgtttttttgtaaaatgcact
Coding sequences:
- the LOC128221119 gene encoding uncharacterized protein LOC128221119, producing the protein MLFSKAGLLSIATVLMACVTFVRTYVIIEPEHKDSLPLQQDTRLLYLLKVLEGLESLELSKDEQKYLPSISKQTNLPDTSRMSFLSKMEARRSKLSGWRLPIRENKDFSDDVIALDKKDYAILPPQSEWCRMMGFRRCHGSSSR